The Mugil cephalus isolate CIBA_MC_2020 chromosome 21, CIBA_Mcephalus_1.1, whole genome shotgun sequence genome includes the window ttttgtgggtttatTTCCCCCTTCAGCGGCTCATCAGAGATATTACACGACAGGAGCCGAGGACTGGAAGGGAGAGTAGATGTTTACAGAGGTGCCACCCACACAATGGTCTGTCTGTATACGTTTGTGTGCATTTGGAACAATGGATcacaatgctttttttttttttttttcagatttgtaTACGAGTGTTGTTCTATTCATCTGATATATCGagagcatgttttattttttgttttgtttttttgtgaatcatCTGTTGGGTTGGGGCCGACTTGGGTTGATTTGTCcgatttgatttttatttctgaatttctGTGCTACTTTAGCCCATCCAGAGGTGTTTGTGGCGACGAGAGCGATGAGCGTACAATCTAGACCCCGAACACCAACTATTATCTCTGCTGCTCATCAGACACTGtttaggattttctttttttattattttttattattatgaccCTGTTGAAAGTCTTTCTGGTTTACTCTGGAGGTTTAAACCTCCTGTCCCTTTCTAATGTGTTCAGCCTCCGTTTCggtcctttttattttttttttttcccatttacgCACTGACCTCTGTTGTAAGGAGCGGATAGGTAACTCCTTAACAAATGGACCTGTCTCATTCTTTCAAAGCAGTCGTCGGTTATAGGacgtgttttagttttttttgtctcaaacCTGTGAAACTCTGGCAGTTCCATCAGTTAAATGGGCATTACACTGCGAGCTGCGTGGCTCCCATTTAGATCACGATCACAGACTGAAGGGCTTCGTCATCAACATCAGTTTGTAGCCATGACTCATGGTATTGCCAGTTCTCTTTGACAATGACTCCTCTGTGTTTTGGAATCAGTTGTGACTTGACATGCCAGTTTCAGTGTTCTCAGATGTCAGTTTTATTTCCTCAACCTGGACATCGGCTGCACTGTCGCGACCAGGGGCGAATGTCATCCCACATTTCAGACGATAAATAAATCCCCTAGAGAATCCGGTCTGTCGGTCAGATAAAGTAACATGGGTGTTGGGCGTCACCACCACGAGCAACCACGGGGATCTTCCTGCAGTCTTTCTGCCGAGCGCCGCCGCCTCCATTGCCATTCATAAAGTGTGCAAAAAGGGCGGGCGAgaaaggtatttttttaattttattttttttttttgcatgtctgttctcctctgttcctcctccccgtcccccCCTCTCTTGATTTTGATCTGGAAATGTCCGatagcttttatttaatgtggaaaaaagaacacagaaataaattatttgatttttttaatgctgtaaaGCTGGGTTAtgttgtctgctgtgtgtgtgagtgctcCGCGGAAATGCGTTTTTAAGGAGGAGTCGCAATCAGACGTCTAGAAGAATTGTTTATTTGACCACGACCTGTTTCATATCTACatatagagacaaaaaaagaaaagtgtcctGTGTTGTACATCACACTTAACCCTAAAACAGTATTATTGCATATAAACAGACAcattgtacattgtacattaAACATGACACATGGCTCTTTATTGATAGAATATAGGTTTTAACCAAAGACACCTTGAAATGCCTCTTTTCTGTCTGGACCACGACAGAAGACTGTAAATGACTCCTTTTATTCACTCTCACAGCGTTTCAGGCTTAATCTGACATAACCCACAGCGTCGGAAACATGTCGTTCTGGGCCTGAATGTGTCGGGCAAAACGTCTCCTTTTATCGGCTCTTGACGGAGGCACACAAATAACACCATTGTACGGACTGAGctagtttcaaaaaaaaagtttgacatgttaaaatgtgaacTCCTGCTTCAttgttgtcagtgtttgtgcttTTCCAGCCCACAGAAACACTTCATTCAATAGAAGTGTCTGCGACAAGTCTGTATGAATAGACCCAGACACAGTCATgcagaggagataaaaaaaaaaaaacaaaggaacgTTTCGCAGTGAGTTCATAGTTACATTGTACATCGAAATCTGTTTTATGCTACATACGTTTCTAGGATGATGGTATTTTGTATGCGCTTCACACCAGTAACGTCTCTGGATCTGAATAAAACGTATATATTTCCACAAATCTCACATTTAAAACCAAGCATTAATTCAAAAGTGTCGCACGTGACGCTTTCTAAAAGGGGTCTAACAAGGAAAATCTTTTGGAGAGGAGCACTTGTTCGCTTTTATACCAGGAGTTGGATCAGGTGTTTGATGCCACAGGCAGTATATCTGTCAGGTAAATGTGAAACCAgaaaagactggaaacaggacGTCTTTCATAGCTCTGACAGAACCTCTTACATCCttacatcttgtttgtttagcAGGTAAAGACAACGAATGCCCTCAGCCTGCAAGTACTTTAGTGTTATTTTTGTATGGATTTAACCCGAtataacattttgtttgtgcGTTTTAGGAGCAGTGGTAGGCAGGTTTTGGTACATTTTGACCGAGCCACTCTACGATAACGGCACCTTTATCTTGTATCTCTGACAAATCATCTGATTCTCCTCAGCTCTTTTGGCACGAAGGAAAGAAACGTTCTTATTAATGTGCCCCAAGATTTACTGCAGTGTTTTCCACAGGCTGAGAGTTTATTTGTGGCGGTGGACAGGACACCATGAGTTGCGGAGACTTATGAAACTTTAACCAGGTTATTGTCTCTAGCTGCCATTTACAGATGTTTCCAATTCCCCCTCATATGCAGGCTACTGGCAGATGGATAAACTAGCAAAgcaataatagcaataataataatcacaaaacTTGCTTTAAAACTCGCCTATAGCTGCCAGTCATTCTTCCACTGCTGGTCCGTACATAATTGGAAGTGTGGCTGTACAGATTGTCATGtgattttgtgattttgcaAATCTTGGGAGAATCTACGTGTCGGTAAAGTCACCACGTTTCCCAACTTTACAATGGTCACATCCAGCTCCaagcaaaaaagcaaataatAGTATTCCCCAAATGATTCCTTTATATATCATAGATGTTCAGCAAGAAATAAGACTTTATTTACACTAACTCAACTGGCCCAGAGTCAGCTACATATACGGTACATGTATTTACATCGCCTGCGTAATGCGACTCTTCTACAGCCCTTTTGTCACTCGACAGAAACCCTGTTGGTTCTCGCTTTTCCCGCTTCACTCCACAAAGCCGCCGAACCTAATACCAACGCTTTCACCCTGTCAATACCATCCtgctaatgcattttttttttttttttttttaatttatgagcAACGGTATTATTTTTTAACGTCAAAGTGCTGCGCACCAGCCCTGCCAGGCCTCTAGAGTCATCGACATCACCTGACGACATTTAGAAAAGTGCTCGCATTGGTACTTTtggaaagggaggggggggggcacagcGCTGACCTGTGTGCAGCCTGTGCAAATTGTGCCCTGTACTCAGTCACATTCTGTGGATCAGATGAGTCATAGCCAAACAACCCAGGGTGATTGGAGATGCGGTAGTCATAGTGATGGGGGTGTTCGCCAAGCCTCCGTTGGTCGGCCACAAAAGAAAACCCAGAAGCTCTCATTAGAATTCATCCTCTGAGCTGTCGGCCAGCAGCATGGCTTGGTCCTGACGGCTGGTGCCGGGTTCTCGGGGTTGCTGTGGAGGAAGAGTAAACTTGATGCACGTTGAGGCTCACACAGACTGAACATAAAACCTGTTGGGTACGCTGAGACTTGTCAGCGATAACGCGTGAATAAAGTGATAATAAGCGATTGGGGTATTGACCTCTGGCTGCCTGACCTTCCTCCTCTGGTGTTTGAAGCTGTTCCTCCTCTTGCGGTGAATCATCCTGATGCTGTAGAGGGCGCCGACGATCAGCAGGGCCCCCGTGATGCCGATGCCCACAGGGGCCAACATCCCAGACACATAGCCAGCCTGCCGAGGTAATAAGCCTTAAGATCTCTTGTAGCCAAAGTTATAAATGAAATGCGTCAAAATACGTTAATTTGCCTTTAATGAAGAGACATTAGGAATATGAATGATGAAAACTGTGTTAACTGAAACCTTGCATTAGCATTtggtttgatgtgttgtgttccaGTAGCCTTCACTTCTTGAACTGCCTCCTTTAATTTAATGCAGCAGGCCCTGTAATTACCGCTTGTGTCCACAGAGGCCGCTGTTACCCGCTCGCCTGCTTTACATAATGTTGCTTTAATCAGACCACGCTGAATGAGACCGACACGAATCCATACTGATGTTACTGTCATTGTGTTTGATGAAGAGAATAAGCATATCTCTCAAGTCTCTCCCatcccctttctctttctgtgtcatCCGTTTAAAATCAGATTACACATTCACTGATAAAAAGCTGGGTAGCGGCGTTCTTAGCGAACGTTGCTCAGACAGGAGTTAAATGGTTCATTTATGGTCTGCCACCAGACGCAGATTAATACACATATGTGTATGTGTCAAGGCAAATTATAAACCACATGGATACTTCACCTGTCAGGGCTCATGTATGTGATTGTGAAGGGTTTGGACGTGCAAGACTATGTTAGGACAGCAGGGGTCAGTCTCACCTTTTCTCTGATCAGCTCTACCCAGCTACGCACtggaagaaaagagacagaaatgtagCAGGGCAACATATTCCAGTGGGATTAGTTAAATATTCTTGTTATTTTGGTCTATACCTTTAAGAAGGTATTACTTTTGTTAGTGTTAAATACAGGTATTGTAGCATTAAACACATTCTAGTATGTTCCGTGGCGCATATGAGATGTTATATAAACCATGTCTCATACTCAGTCCCTGGTTTTGTTGAACCCAGACTGGAGGTGGTGGGATGAGACTGTACGGAGGCTGCGTTGAGGATGTTTTAGGCGTTTCTGTCAGGTCCTCCTCGCTATCTTCTTCCACCGATTCCTCAGAGTTCTCGTCATCTTCGTCCTCCTCTGTGGAGCACGAAGAAAGTGTATagatttgtgtgtctgctcaACAGCCAAGGCGGACGTTTTAGAAAATTCTAATTAATGAATTTGTTGAGAAAACTCTACTTACCCTCAGACTCCATCTCCTCTAACCCAGATCTGGACTTGTGCACCGGATGATGGGTTGCCGTGGTTACAGTTGTCATAGCATGCTGGAAGGATGAGAGGGGGGTGTCGGTGGAGGGCAAGTTGTCTTCAAGGTTTGGTCTCCTCTCAGCAACTACGTGTCGCAATTAAAGTAGAATAAGGAGAAAGCAGGAGTAGGGCACATTTCAGGAGATGTCGTACTTCAGTAAACATTTCTACAAATGTGCACACAGATAAATCCTACATACTGCATTACAATAATATTCATTAATGCAGCCACTTTAAAGTGTGACGGAAGCACTGGCGGACAAAAATgtgaagagaggaagagactaAAAGTAATCTTTCATACTGAACATTAGGAAAACTAGGACATGCTGAAATTGTTGAAGAGACTTTTAAACAAGTCGCTGAGGAAACATTCATTAGAACAAAGTGTTCACTGTGCAGAACTGACTGATTACCAACCAGAGGGTGCCTGGAAGGAAAAAGgttttcattaaaagaaaaaaaaaaggagctaaAAATGCACTTTTCTTCACATGAAAAAACTGTGCACCTCGTCATGATCTATTTTGGCACTTACACTCTActtcaaaattttaaatgtagtttctcacacagtttaataaataaatgaaaaatgttaataCATACAGTGCATGTGATTTTGGGAACATAAAAGCTCATTCGCGCTGGTCCTGTCTGCTCACCTTTCTCTGAACCATCCTCCATCTCAATTAGACCTTGCTGCTGTGAGGTGGATGGACCCGAGGAGCCGATTGGCTCCAGGAGCTCAGCGCCAGATGTCTGCCAAGGTGAAGTCCAGTCTGGCATCAGCATGGACTTGGCCTGTGAGGGGCCGTCGCTGTCACTCTCCACTGTGACCAGCTGATCCAGGTCCACGTCTGCCAGAGGCAGCCCCCTAGTCGCCATGGCACCGGGAGGCTGAGCGCTGCCTGGTACCAGGGTGACCGCTGCTGCCGCTCCCTCTGGTGTGACATCTTCAAAAGGCTCAAAGATGAGAGGGAGAGCCTCTGATGACATGGTGGCCTCTGTGGCTTCGTCTTGAGACAGCAGGGCCGCGGTGTCTGCAGCAATTTGTGTCAACATAAGCACAGAGGCACAGCAGAAGCTGTTGAATGCAGCATGAGAGTAAGATTTTCTGTGAAAAAGTCTAAATATTTTTATGATCCTTGTGATTTCAGTTCAGGAAATGCTGATgtaatatgaaaaatgtatgttatttagtatgttttttgtttacactTTGCAGCTTTCTCATTAGAAGCACATCCACTATGTCAGAGTCAGGTTTATGGTGCAAAAATGAtggcaaaaagaagaaaatattgtttttcgATAAGAAGCTATAGCGTAGACGGGGTGTCACAAGAGAAACACTTACTGCATATTCTTTAGTCAAAAGCGTTTCTAAAGTAGGCTGAAAAACGCGTAAAGACTGCAATCCCTTTACATAATACCATTTTGGGAATTGAGTTTTCAGCCTGCTTCCTTTTCTACTGGGAGAAAGCTTCATCAAACAGACAATCCCCACTCGGACACATATTGGCTCAGACAGACTCCTTTTATCCATTCCCCTCTCCTGACTCCATGAATAATAACCTGCCTGGTTTTTACAATAGCCTGGGAAGGAAATATGAAGGGTGGGAAAGAAAGCGACAAGGTTAGAGGGCATATAGATAAAGAATCCTCCAAAGGGGTTGTTTAACACTCTCTGCCACCAACCATTTTCTCGGCTCTTGTGTgtgctctctttttttcaggCTGGAGTCAGGAATAGAAAGTAATTAGACTGCCACGGGTCCCAGCTGGGGTTCAAAGTGGAGCGGGGAAAAGcaggcacctttttttttttttgccaatcaTCAAAGCCAATCTCAGCCACTAGATATGTCGTTTTCATTTCCGCCGCACTTTTTAATGAAGCCTCCTGAAACCCTGCAAAATCCAACGAGCGGAGATATGCGGCTTACTGTGGGGGGAATTCTTCCTGGGTGATGGTGACTGCATTACCTTACACCACTTTGAAGTCGTTGTTTGGGATTAGTGACCAAGAAAAGATTAGAGAAAGCTTcaccacaataaaataaataaataaataaacccacgTGTGTCCATTTTCTATTACCAACTAAACTTCTCTTACTCACCTCCTCCAGGTCTTGATGCCTCGGTCCATAGGCTTTCTGGGCTGTCTTCTCTGGGAATCAGGCTTGGTCCAATTTCGGGTAAATAGGGGTCTGGGAGCGAGGATATCGTAGCTCCATCGTGGCCCCAAAGAGCAAAAGGTGTGGATGTCCGAGGTGTGATGAATACCAAGGGAGGGATGGGATTGTGTGAGGGGGGCATGGAGGGATTTGGAGGTTCTGGAGAAGATGCCAAGCTTGGTTCTGGGTCTTTGTCCTGGAAAGGATCAAAGCCAGGCAGCATTGTCTGGCTCACCCTGTCCAGCTGTGGCGGCGCTGTCGTGAAGTCCAGCGATCTACCTGGGGTCCTTTCTGGAATACTCAGGTCCATGTCCGTTTGCTTTCCGTCACCTGGAGGACTTAAATCCTCTACGCTGACAGGCACATCCTGGTTTCTACTCTCCGGATCAACTGAGGCTGGGTCTCCGATCTCGAGCGTGCTCTTTACTTTCCTCCTTTGGCTCCTCGCCTCTGTGCCATCCTCGCTCGGCCCAGATCGCCCACCAAGACTGTCCCCATTTTCTGTCTGCGTCACTGGTTCTATCCCCTCAGGTCGTCCATCTGGGccagtccctcctcctcctcctgcattcAGCACCAGGCCCATCACATGTCCGGTGTCTGGGGGTGAGGGTTTAACATCTGTGGCACGTATTGACCCAGGTGTTGTTAATGAACTGGCGCACTCCCTTTCACAGGAGCTGTCTTGCGTGGTGGGGCTGAAGTTTGGGAGTTGGACAGGGGCTCCATAGACACAGAGATAGCTCCAGGCTAGGAGGAGGCGACGGAGCGTCCCAGACATCCACATCTCTGTCTCGTCTCAGTGCCTGCTGACAGTCAGTATAATGGATAAATAGGCTAGAGGTGCAAACAATCCCTGCCTCTAACTTCTACACTACAGCAGACAcgtggacagaaagacagaaaaaagagatACTGATATCTGAATGACAGGTGATTACAAAGGTGCGCAAGTACAGATTAAAGGGACATGTGTCTTCGCTTGTAATGCAAGTCAGTTCAGGTGAAAATCCCTTTTATCTGATTCTTCTGTTCGTTGTGCATAAACAGAAGGAAATGCACGGCACACAGTGGGAGAGAGAACGAGAGGGGGAATCTGACACAGCAATCCTTAGCACCCCTCCGCACTTCACCTATAAATAGCAGCAGGTTTTCTATCCTCTAGAATCCTCCTCAGATTGCTCCATGAATGTAAGGCTAAATGTGTGCATCGCGCAGAGCTGCATCCAAATGAAAACAAGGCGTCTTGCAAACAGAATGCACGTGAACGCGACCAAACCCCATCACTGATTCGAAAACAAAACGGGGgccacatttgtttctccaaaatATGTCAAACTACTAATAAGTGCTGGtgttaaaatgagagaaaggaCATGTCTGGTACTCACAGGGTGACACCCCTCTATGTAGCCTACTGCCTGAGTCAGACAATCGTCTGACAGAAATCACCGACCAGACCTGATGATGCACAGGACAGCAAATGCAACCCACTTTCCTAACCTCACACCTCCCCTCTGATCAATACACTCGATACACTCAGAAGGTAATGCGCATGCAACCCACTACCTACAGCATCGCTCGGTTTGAACTGTCAACAAATTCACGCTGCGGTGTGGAATTCCATTCCTCCAATCTGACTGCACAAAATTACCACACCGCAGCTATTCGCTGCCTTAAAGACCCTCCAGCGCGTTCCTTAGAGCGAGACCGAGGTTTGCATCATGTAAAAATCAAAGCCGGTAATAATTAAATCATCCTTTACCTTCCGGGGTTCATTTtctggaggaggacgtggagctTCTGCAAGTCGTACCATACAAATTCGGGTAGTCTGGGGAAGCAAGCTGTAGGAGAGGCTTGTTGTTGTGCAGCTCAGCGTCACTGAAGGAAAGTCTTCTCTATCCGCCTGCTTCTCAAGTGCTGCCACCAAATGCTTCAAAtctgcaagatttttttttttttttaatactgacGCACCAACCTCCGATTTGTGACGAGCGTTTAATTCCTTTCAAATGTGCCGTCTCTCCCACAGGGCCACACCAGGCTCCCCCGTGGTGCTGAACGGACAGCTCCTTCACCTCAAGTCAAAGGTCGTGCGCTTCTCACAGTTTGTGTCTAATTTCCCTCaccaataaacacacatacatatatatgtgagCTTACTGGGTGTACTCAGGATTTGGACACTGAGATAAAATCGATAACAGTGAAATAGCTGCATTATACAGTAAATGGGGAATGATGCAGCCCTGGATTCAATTTCGAGATGTTACTGAAAGTTGTGAATCACTATCACCTCATCATAATCTCACCATCACGTCATAGCACTGTTTGATTCTAATACTTGGAGTGATCTGTAGTCTGGTGACTTTTAGGGtttattctgtgtgttttaaggTGTTCTCCGGGTCCCCTCTGTGTTTTTGCTCCAAGTCACCTCATTGCCGTCATGACTTTGGGTATAAGGGACACTCTTAAGACAACAGTTTACCAATTTTGGGAAGATGACACTAAAAGAGGCCTGTTGATGGACACTGGTGCTGCCCGTATCCTTTTCCCGTCCTCTTGTAGTCTCTGACTTAAGGGAATACTTTTCTATTTTGTCCTCTGCAGCTCAGCTTACTACTTGTGACAACACGCACATGATTTACTCACTGATTCCTTGATTATTCTTAAGCTTGCATTTTAAGCAAATTATTGGGAAAAGGGTGGTTTTACCATTTGCCTACTATGCTATTACACTATGATTCTAACAGGACTTGAAGTCTCTTAAAAATCAtaacaaaaaaggaaatcatACTCTACTACTACCGTGACCTTAAAAGTTGTCTGGGGTCCTGTGTTGATACACATGTGAGGTTTCAGCGCTACTCTTCATCTTTTTGATCAGGCGAACCTCAGTGAAGACCCCGCCCTCTGAGTGAAGACCCCGCCCATGCCAACAGGAAGACAACAGACGTCTGAGACGATGCTAGTCTGCTCTTCTCGGCACTAATAATTACAGATATTATTTTCACCCCAACGCCGAACACATCGGTAAAATGCCAATATTTGATGGGCTGGGAAGTGGAGGAGAGAAGACTGCCATTGTCATTGATTTAGGAGCAGCATACACAAAGTGAGTATCAGACGTTAGCACTGCTAGCCTTGTTAGCGTATTATGCTAACACGTCTGTCTGTTCTTCTAGCCGCCCATATATTCACCATGTATGTTTTTAGGATAACTTGACATTTAAAGTCCTACAGATACAGTTTCGACAGtacaaataaatcttaaataGCTCTAGTATTTAATACCGCGGGGATGTTAGCCAATAAGCTACCCAGTCAATGCTATGTAAAGTGAACGTGCCAGTGTttagctagcgttagctaaGTCCAGTTTAGACCAGGGATAAATCCAATAAGGCTAAGCTAATGAAATGTAGCCTACTGAACCCCCTGGCATGCAGATAAGCTCACAGGATAAAAGTCTGAAGTCAGTCTCACTAAGAAAAAAAGTGGAGCTATACATGTTCCTTAATAACCACTATTTTGCTGGGGgagaaactgtgtgaaactAGTCACATGAAGATCCAGTAAGAGGACTGTTCTCTTCTAAATAATGATGTCTTTGTCTGCAGTTACTGGTCTGCAATCTTTAGCACAGAGATGCACTGTTAGTTTATTTATAACAGCTGAACTTTAAGGGTGATACCATCTTATAAAATGCATAAGTTTGCAGTTTTGAATGCATggtgctaattttttttttacttgtttttcttgtaagcattaaaagtgtttctgaaAACAATCACTCACAATAATCTTGATTGTAAATGTTGTTGAATCTTTGCTGTACATCTTCACAACTCGGCTGACTGCCTCCTTTTCTTGCAGATGTGGCTTTGCAGGGGAAACGGGGCCCAGGTTCATAATACCGAGCGAGATCCGCAAACCGGGGCAGCAGCAGGTGAGACACTGCGGCGCCCTTCAGAGTGTAGTTATTTGGAACAACAGTGTCCAgtatgttgatgtgtttttttttatgtttcacctTCAGGCCACCAAAGTGGTCCAGTACAACATCAACACAGAAGAGCTTTATGTCATCCTCAAAGAGTTTATCCATATGCTGTACTTCAGGTGAGAGTCTCCTGTTTTCTGTAGAAATAGTGAAAGTCAGTGaatgttttatactgtaattaaaGAGcagatttcattgttttcagctATAATGGTTTGCAGCGGCAAACTgataatattataaatacaaaACCTATCAAGAGTGGCTTTAAGTTTTTCCGTTTGCCTCAATCAGGCACCTGTTGGTGAACCCTCGCGACAGAAGAGTGGTCATCATCGAGTCCATCCTCTGCCCATCCCACTTCAGAGAGACACTCACCAAAGTTTTCTTCAAACAGTTTGAGGTACCACAAGAGAGCACATGAATGTTTTGTGTAAAACGCAGATTATGTTTGGAGTATGCGTTACTGTGGATGACATATCCCTGAACGTATAAATTATTTCTCACACAGAGCAGTCGTCTTGTTTTAACTGTaattcactttcatttaaaactgatgaTGAACCAGAGTTCCTCcatatattttcataattttagTATATTGAGAAAATATGATGAAATTCTGTTATAGATATTTGCAGATTATAATCCTTTTAAGAGCTTATCTGTTTGTCATTCCAGTGCTTTCTTTTTATGACTGACACCCAAAACtgtatttgaaaataaaaaatatgatgcTGTGGGTCAGGATTTGGACACTGAGATAAAATCAACAACAGTGAAATAGCTGCattatatagtaaatgaggggTGATGCAGACCTGGTTTAAATTTCAAGACATTATTGGAAGTTGTGCATCGATATCACCTGTCATAGCACTATTTGATTTTAATACTAGGAGTGATCTGTAGTCTGGTGACTCTGAGGAtttattctgtgtgtttgatgttgttCTCCAGGTCCCCTCTGTGCTTTTTGCTCCAAGTCACCTCATGGCCGTCATGACTTTGGGTATCAACTCTGCGCTGGTGATGGACTGTGGACACACGGAAACACTGGTGCTGCCTGTATCCTTTTCCCGTCCTCTTGTAGTCTCTGACTGAAGGGAatacttttctattttctgttttgtgacaCTTCtgaatttttaaatgcaaacttAGGAGTTACTGCATTGTTATAAACTTTCATTTTAAGGTTATGTTTCTTACTAACCTTCCTTAACTGTTGTAAATCAGGTATATGAGTGTACTCCTATTCTCCCAGCTTGGGAGGCTTTGCCTCTGGGAGGAAAGGCCATCCATAAGTAAGTAGCTCTTAGAGGGTTTTGGTAAGCTGCTGTCCTGTAATACTATTTTATGCACACTCAACTGTAAATATAATGAGTTTCACACAATGTCTTGTGCGTTGTTTTAACATCTAGAGACTGAACCTTTAATTTAACATACTTATATTTGTGTTTATCATCATAGGGAGTTAAATGGACTCCTCGTGGAACAGTGCACCGTGGACACAGACACCACCACAGGGCAGAATGTACCGGCTGTCATTGGTAATTACAGAAAATCTACACACACCAGTCtgactttgtcttttaaaactgataCTCTAGCGAAGAAATAACTGATATAAACTGCtgatttgttttagtgtaaCAAGCGCAGAAAACTATAGTAGCTATAACCCATTGTGCATCATTTGCTATTCCTAACACGAGCTTGTTTCTGTGTGAATAATATATATGCATTATGcctattttaaagttttctctCCACACTGGAGAGGAAGCCAAACTGAGTGGCTGAGTGTTGCAGCAGAGCGTGACAAGCTGCACGTATATACATCAAAAATTTAATAAACAGGGCCTCTCTTTTGACTGCACTGTTGAACTGTATTCCTACAGTAAGCGCGCCGGGGCCGAGCCTCTGCAGTGAACTCTTAAACTTCACTGAGAAAATATAAAGCCCCAAATCTGAAGTTTATGCTGCGTTTGTAAAATGACAGCAGTGACAACAATATAGATGTCTGATGAAGGAGTTCATCACTAAGCAGTCACACCTGATACTTGTGCTTTGCTGCTGCCTCAGCTTTTACTCCACCAACCGCTGATTCAGCCTCGCTGTAAAGCTAACGCAGAAGCAAAATGGGGGGGAAATGGCTGATAGGTGCACAAGTGAAGTaaagaaatgttcttttcctCAGGAACAATTCCAGAAGAAATTGTGGAGGATATTAAGGGTAAGTTTCAAtcagttatttttcttgtaaaatCTGCACCTCTTGCTTTTGTCTCATGGGGgttattgatcttttttttattgccgcTAAAGGCAGCATTTCCTCACCGCTATAattgaaacatgttttttcagTCACTAATG containing:
- the LOC124998840 gene encoding armadillo-like helical domain-containing protein 4 isoform X2, whose protein sequence is MWMSGTLRRLLLAWSYLCVYGAPVQLPNFSPTTQDSSCERECASSLTTPGSIRATDVKPSPPDTGHVMGLVLNAGGGGGTGPDGRPEGIEPVTQTENGDSLGGRSGPSEDGTEARSQRRKVKSTLEIGDPASVDPESRNQDVPVSVEDLSPPGDGKQTDMDLSIPERTPGRSLDFTTAPPQLDRVSQTMLPGFDPFQDKDPEPSLASSPEPPNPSMPPSHNPIPPLVFITPRTSTPFALWGHDGATISSLPDPYLPEIGPSLIPREDSPESLWTEASRPGGDTAALLSQDEATEATMSSEALPLIFEPFEDVTPEGAAAAVTLVPGSAQPPGAMATRGLPLADVDLDQLVTVESDSDGPSQAKSMLMPDWTSPWQTSGAELLEPIGSSGPSTSQQQGLIEMEDGSEKVAERRPNLEDNLPSTDTPLSSFQHAMTTVTTATHHPVHKSRSGLEEMESEEEDEDDENSEESVEEDSEEDLTETPKTSSTQPPYSLIPPPPVWVQQNQGLMRSWVELIREKAGYVSGMLAPVGIGITGALLIVGALYSIRMIHRKRRNSFKHQRRKQPREPGTSRQDQAMLLADSSEDEF
- the actr10 gene encoding actin-related protein 10, with product MPIFDGLGSGGEKTAIVIDLGAAYTKCGFAGETGPRFIIPSEIRKPGQQQATKVVQYNINTEELYVILKEFIHMLYFRHLLVNPRDRRVVIIESILCPSHFRETLTKVFFKQFEVPSVLFAPSHLMAVMTLGINSALVMDCGHTETLVLPVYECTPILPAWEALPLGGKAIHKELNGLLVEQCTVDTDTTTGQNVPAVIGTIPEEIVEDIKVRTCFVSDLQRGLKIQEAKFNLDGTAERPAPPPDVDYPLDGEKILHVKGSIRDSVMEMLFEQDNEEKSVASLILDTLVKCPIDTRKVLSENLVVIGGTAMLPGFLHRLLAEIRLLVEKPKYSNVLASKSFRIHAPPAKPNCTAWLGGAIFGALQDILGSRSVSRDYYNQTGRIPDWCCLSSPPPESLYEAGKTPPPLMKRAFSTEK
- the LOC124998840 gene encoding pollen-specific leucine-rich repeat extensin-like protein 2 isoform X1, which produces MWMSGTLRRLLLAWSYLCVYGAPVQLPNFSPTTQDSSCERECASSLTTPGSIRATDVKPSPPDTGHVMGLVLNAGGGGGTGPDGRPEGIEPVTQTENGDSLGGRSGPSEDGTEARSQRRKVKSTLEIGDPASVDPESRNQDVPVSVEDLSPPGDGKQTDMDLSIPERTPGRSLDFTTAPPQLDRVSQTMLPGFDPFQDKDPEPSLASSPEPPNPSMPPSHNPIPPLVFITPRTSTPFALWGHDGATISSLPDPYLPEIGPSLIPREDSPESLWTEASRPGGDTAALLSQDEATEATMSSEALPLIFEPFEDVTPEGAAAAVTLVPGSAQPPGAMATRGLPLADVDLDQLVTVESDSDGPSQAKSMLMPDWTSPWQTSGAELLEPIGSSGPSTSQQQGLIEMEDGSEKVAERRPNLEDNLPSTDTPLSSFQHAMTTVTTATHHPVHKSRSGLEEMESEEEDEDDENSEESVEEDSEEDLTETPKTSSTQPPYSLIPPPPVWVQQNQGLMRSWVELIREKAGYVSGMLAPVGIGITGALLIVGALYSIRMIHRKRRNSFKHQRRKVRQPEQPREPGTSRQDQAMLLADSSEDEF